The following DNA comes from Kluyveromyces lactis strain NRRL Y-1140 chromosome E complete sequence.
AGAATCGACCAATCTTTCAAGAGCTCTTTTCTCTTCGATCTTCATACCAAGGTTAGAGAATTCTGACCCTATCAGGGTTCCCTTTGTAACATTCAATAGTTGTGAGATAGTATCTATATCGAAGGATCTTAGTTCTTTGTTGTGTTTGGATCcgatttttttggtttgaTTGTGGCTTTGGTTTTGGCCTTGACGTTGGTGAGATTTGGATCTGGTCTTCGAATGGCCTTTCTTGGGAGCCTTTGGCAGCTTACTTTGTGGAGTCCTTACTGATGAGGCAGCTTTAGTGGAATCAGCACCTTTCTCTACTATGTCCTCgtaatcatcatcatcttctggaTCTTTTACATTGCACACTGCCTGGTCATTCGGTTGTTGTGTGATTTGGTTCTCTGGGGTCTCCAATCTTGACGATGATGAGCTTGGAATAGAAGGTAGTGGCCTAGTAGTGTATCCATCCTCCTGTGGTCCCATGGTATCATCTTGCTCAGTAgcagagaagaaactttcaGATCTCACACTGCTTTGTCTTGAATGTCTCTCACTCCGGCTTGCACTGGCACTGTGACCTTTCCCCATCTCCTTTGCAAGTTGATTCTGAATATCATCTAAACTTTCCTTGATAAATATATGTGACTTGGGCCTTCTTGCGCTTCTTGGTGGTACTGTTGGATGTAAGTCTGATATGATTTCAAGTTCTGGTTCAGCACCAGCGGTCTTCTTACTGTTAACTTGAGTTTCTAGTGGTGGTAATATACTCGAAgcaattgatttgatttcgGATACCTGAGATATATCTTGCTGGCTTGGAGCCTGTGATATGTTTAGTGGTGTAGTGTCCGAAATTGCTTCTGTGACATTGACCTTGGGGATGTTATTATAATCAGAAACTGGAGTTTGTTGTTGCTCATCGTACGATTCCTCTTTAATTGTCGTCGTTTCAAGTTGAGATAGATGTTGACAGTCACCACTGTTACCAGTAGCACCATATTGCGAGGTATGGTCCAAATTTACCATGCTGGATCCCGAATTACTTGTGGCAGATGCGTTATAGGAATGTCCACTTTCGCTTGCTAGATTACCTGATGCGATTGATGAAGGGACCTTCTGATGGGACATCTCCATAGATACAAGTTTTAATGAGTTGTTTTTCTCTAAAGTAGGAGTCGTATCTGTTTCAGCTGGTTGCCCAatctgttctttctttaacgAAACCTGAGGTTCTTCCGTATCAATAGAGTTTCCTACTGGTTTTGTTGTTAATTCAGACAATGCATCTGCTGATGCAGCTGACCATTCGCTCTTAGTAGGGAAGGGCGGTAAAGCTGGCTCTTCAAAATTCTCCTTCTTCACAGCGGTAGTACTGTTATTTTTGACTATATAGGAGACTGGAACACCTTCATGGACAGTGCCTGAATAAGCCGATATTATGCTTTCTCTGTTTCCTGGCGATTGACCGTTTAATTGTAAACGATTCCCATCTGGAGAAGGCTGAGGGGACCCATACGTATTGAAGAATGCCACATTTTGATCGTTAGATGTATATGACAATTGTGGAGATGCCCTTTCAGCAGAATCTATTCCCTTGCTTGGCATatatatttcatcatccaaaCTCTCATGTAAGCTGTAATTCTCGATCATAGCAGAAAGTCTGTTGTAATTAGGGTTGTTGCTAGCGCTTGGTGGCCTAACTGCACTCTCCAATGGCTCTTTACTCATTGTATTTGTCCAAGATAGTGCTTCTGGTTGTAGTATTTCCCTTCTTTCCAGATCAACTGTTATTGATACCTGGGATAGTATCCTCTAAAATAGACTTGTTTCCAAAGAATTCCCTCAACAACAagcaatttcaaaaataaatgTATCTACCTCAATAAGTAGATGGTTGTTAGTTGCTACAATTACTATACTGGGTTGACAAACCTCTAACCTGCGTTTAGATCAAAGATTCTTACAGTCAGTAAGgtgttgatgttttgatTTCACTGTTGATCTGAATTCCAGATCAGGAAAGATAGTAAACACTTAGTATTTGAAGGTCAGGTgacaagaattgaagaaaatggaagTAGACAATAAATAGGTGTTTACATTAGTACCGCACCTTGATGCGCGTGTGTATACAATGATATAAATGCATACGTATTAAATAGTGTTTCGAACTTAGTTCATAATGTACATTAGTTGCTCTTAGGGCCAATTcgtttcaattcatcttgGAACTTTCTGTAAACATTAAAATCGAACTTGGCAAAGTTGTAATCGAGGTCTATGaaaacttttgatatttgacAGCTCTTGTAGTAGTAATTGAGGAAATTACTGGAGTATGGGTCCACTGATGGACCATAGAATTCTATCGGAACTGGTTCATGGCTGTAATGattatttttgaaatttttgtAGAAGGTTGTGAACAAACCAGTGACGATGGGTGTATCATCCTCTACGTCGGAATGCTTTTTGGGTCCGCCAAAAGAGCTTGAGTTATTGTTGCTGTCGTTGTTACTGTTTGTTTCATGGTTCTTGAAATGCGATGGGAATAACCCTTGGAACATTTCAAATGCTGCCAAGGTGAAACCGAACTGTGGGGAACTTCTCAACACACGAGCCGGTCCacctttgaaaaatgattTGATGCTTTCCTCTTTCAAGATCGTTCTTGCTGCATGGATTACACCTGTATACGTTGTTTCTCCCTTCCTGGGATCGATTTGTAATCTGGTCTTAATCACATCAAAAGGAGTGGTCAAATAAGCTGCTGGCATACCTGCGATCCCACCAGCCAAGAGGAGTTCCCAGGTTTTGAGtttgtttctcttgtttttatcatttggatcaaaatTAAATACATCCTTCTTTAAATGAGCATATGTTGGGAAATATATGGCGGAGAATGGGACGTCTCTCAGTAAGCATGCTGCGGCACCTTTGTAGAGACCGCGAAGGCCCAATTGCCTTATAATTCCTACTGCACCTAATTGTGGCCTTGCATTTTCACCGACGTAATCTGATCTCATTTGTAATCTGATCTTTACGATTTCCAATGGATTTGTAAACACAACTTGGCAAGCACCAGCGGTGGCGCCTGAAAGGATTTCTTGGTACCATTTAATCGTACGAGACTTGTTCATGAAATACTGTCTCATGAAATCGTTCACTGTCAATTTGATAGCTTTTTCGGGGGCTACACCGATTAACTGTGGGCCTAGACCAGAGTAAAGACCTCTAATACCCTTAGTTTGGAAGATTTTCACAACACAATCAATGGAGTTTTTGTACTGTACACTGTTACGTTGCGCTTGCATTCTTGTCTTTACCAGGTCAATAGGGTACACGACAGTGGCGCCGATGCACCCAGCTATGGAGCCTAACGTAAAGTTATGAATCGAATCAAAGATCGGGTAGAAATAGAAGTTAGAGTACCATGATTCCGATCTAATTCTCTTCAACTCCATGGAATGCACAATATCGTTCAAATAGTTAGGGTTCAAGATTTTCATAAAGTCTTCCATAGTAAGGTTACGACTCTCGGCAGTATCCTTTGGAGTCTTACTTGCCCAAAGACGATCCAATAATGAGACTCTTTGGCTTTGCTTCCTTTCGTTATGTTCTTGTAACGAAGAAGCCTGGCTAAATTCATCCACAGTTGAGTTATAGTTTTCGTTGAACTCTTTAATAGTCCCCTTATTAATATGAGGTCCCATCTGAACTTGGCTATGAATGAAATCGTCGATGGTTTCATCAGAGTGGTGCATCGAAGTCAAACATTGGTGCCTTGACTGTTTTGAGTTTGATACAATGGAGAACAAGAGGTTAATCTGTGATGGGGAAAACTCTACAATATTCGTCACTTTGTTATActctttattcaaaaactcCATAAAGTCCCTCTTCGTAATCACTTGCTCTCTGACATCGTTCTCATCGAATTCGTAATATTGTGCGTAACGTATAAGCACCTGgttcaaaagatcaaaattctcaaataaataaaatatgTCTTTTATGACATTGTATTGGATATAATTGTTATCGCATTTGATAAGCTTTGTGTTGGATAaatccaaagaattgaaaacatCTGAAGAGACTCTGTGAGAATAgaacaatttcaaaaggTAAGATAGCTGGTTCTTGGAAAGCGTCCGACAATTTTTCGATGGGTTCAGATGGCATAATTTATTGAACCCAACGAACATTTtctcatctttcaaatcgCTTTGCAAAATCGTGACGAGcgaattcaaagagaaataaGTGCCTGAAGATTTCCCAAACGGACTACACTGGTAAAATGGGAACCAACGAAATTCGTTCCAATTCAAAGCCAAATCATTTTTCATAATAAATTCATCGTTAACGCATTTTTGTAAGAACGAAATAGTGGACTTAAACTGATCGACGTTCAAATACAGCTCATCAAAACTCAGGAACTTATTCCCataattgatatatttcaCACGTTGATCATCGATATTCGAAGTTTGTCGGGCCCGTATCCTTGCCACATCAAACTTCCTGAAAAACTCATATAATACAATCAAATGGTAGTTGTTGAACTCCAAGATGTTGTTGAAATGGAACCAATCGTTGATGGTTAAATATCCTTTATTCTGTTCATCCATGGCGAAAAAGATACATCCAAATACATTCTTCGGGATctgattcaaattgaacGAGTGATCAGTAAACTTCGAGTACAACGACTGCGAGTTCGATATAAGCCTGATGAAATCATCGTACCTTAACACCGACTCACCAGTCTCTCCGGAGTCCGAAACATCGCTAGCATACGGTTCTCCCAGCTTTTTCTGCTCAGCAGTAAGCACACTGGCATATTTGCTAAACACCTCCAGCtgctgcttctttttctcgCTATTCGAATTCACTAGTTCCATCTTTGCATGTTGTTATATGTCTTTAATACTTTTTGCCTTGCTTCTATTTCTGTGTCTCTCTTTAAATcatataataaataataacGTAAACGTAAAATGCCTTAACGAATGATAAAATGCATTCAAATCTTGACTTCTTGACAATGTAACGAATGTTCAACCCAGATAACTAAAAGATATGCACAAACgaaattattcaaagtATGAAATATCACCTTGTCTCACAGCTTCATTTAATGCTGGACGGATCAGAGAGATGCTTctaaaataaataaaatgtGCCTGTTTCCAAAACAGTTTTGGCAGCGAAATCTAACTTCCCAACTGTTGGCTGAACGATACAGGATTAAATACGAACTAAACAACGTTAATGTAATGATGTTAAATCCAGTTTCCAATCTCGTGTTGGCCATCTCTAACAGCTTCTTTGTATTTGAACCGATTCAAAGCTGTGATCTTTTTTTGGGCAAAAAGATTTTTCCGGGCCCTCGAAAACGGAGTTTCTGGTGGAATTTCGGCTCCGATTCTTTCAATGTGCTTACGTTACCCCAGAAACATTGTTTTAGGGACCCAAATTCGGATTTCTGGCCCGCTCGGGCCGCAGGGTCTTTCCAATGGAGATTGGAGCTTGGACATCAGGTCATGTGACCTGAAAGTGTTTTACCTATATTTCATGGTAAGCAGCAAGTTTGCATGTCCAGATGTGTGTATTATTTGTATTTATAAAGTCTGCGTTATAGAATGTCTGACTGTTCTGTTTGTTTTCGTTGTTTTTACAAGATGGCACGACGACTGATCAAGTCTCGTACATGTGTTCGCATACAGCTTTTTCTCTACCGATGGATCTTTCCAGGCAGTTGTCGAATAAATTACTGAATTCTCTACCCAATTCCCAATAACATCCATGGAACATGTCTCTCATGAATAGCATCATTCCGGCGAGATGGTTTGTGTTTGGGATGTTTCTTAGTAGCCTTgccttttctttcagttGTTGGTGGTGTGTGAATACGTCGAGATTTTCTTTAACTTTTAAGTACCTGTACATTTTCTTCAGATGTTGTTGGAAGGTTTCTATGGGGACATATTCCGATTTCACCTTCATGTTCATCTTTAATGATGCATCAGGGGAGTTGTCCCAAATATGGGTTTCTGGGCCGTATAGAGAGTAATTGTAAGACCAAATTAAGAGTGTGGTCAATGCCAAGGTGTTTGGTCTAGTGATACAATAGTCGAGATTCACGTCACATGACATATCTTCTCCGTTGTGGAACATCTCGAATAAGAACATATAAGCATAAATAATGGCCATTCCACCTTGCATCGGGTCTTGACTGAATTTTAGGATTCTTTCGCTCACCAATGCATATTCTTCAGTGCCAGCACGAACGTTCATTCTCCAAGGTGCGCCTACATATATGTAATAGTCGTATTGGAATATTCTTAGTATAATTTGGGTCATGTGGTAGGCTGGAATCTTACACGAGCGAACGTCATCTAGCCTCAACAGTTTGATTCCTTCGTCGTCCACCGCATCTATGTGGGACAGGACTGAGTTTGATGAATTGTTACAACCGTGCATGACTTCTTGATGCCAGTAATCGATGGCGAATGAAATGATCTCCTGCCAATGTATATTTTGTACGCTTAATGGGTTGTCGGCACCAAGTGAAATCACTTCCGAATGTTGTTGCAATTGGAACATGATAGATATCAACCCAGATAGTAGCAATTTATTGCCAAATTTGCTCGTTTTCAACTTGGTCCAACTGTTTGTGTTATTCGATCTTTGCAACTGATGCATCACATGGTTCAAAAGCTCTTTCAACGCGTCAAGGAAGCTTATATCCTTGCTTCCAAATCCATGTTGCAATAATTTGTCGAGCGATAAATCGTAGCTGTCCCAAATCTCGTCCGAACATGGCAACGAAATCCTCACTTGATTACAGTGAATAAATAGGTATGTGTATCCGAACACAACTGCGTGAGTTGTGTCAATGTAAAAGGCGTATAATgctgttcttttcaaagtctCAAAATCGATCCAATTTTTGTATATCACTTCCATTGATTCGTAATTCGATGGTGATTGTTCCTTCTTGACACGTAACGGATGCCCTCCCAAGGAAGGAGTTCTACGAAGTAATTGAATTGTGGTACCATGATGCAAATAACTTCTTTCATGCAAATATCTATTTGTACTGGTCTTTTCATAACACTCAAGCAATAAAAG
Coding sequences within:
- the NBA1 gene encoding Nba1p (similar to uniprot|Q08229 Saccharomyces cerevisiae YOL070C Protein of unknown function green fluorescent protein (GFP)-fusion protein localizes to the cell periphery cytoplasm and bud neck potential Cdc28p substrate); translated protein: MSKEPLESAVRPPSASNNPNYNRLSAMIENYSLHESLDDEIYMPSKGIDSAERASPQLSYTSNDQNVAFFNTYGSPQPSPDGNRLQLNGQSPGNRESIISAYSGTVHEGVPVSYIVKNNSTTAVKKENFEEPALPPFPTKSEWSAASADALSELTTKPVGNSIDTEEPQVSLKKEQIGQPAETDTTPTLEKNNSLKLVSMEMSHQKVPSSIASGNLASESGHSYNASATSNSGSSMVNLDHTSQYGATGNSGDCQHLSQLETTTIKEESYDEQQQTPVSDYNNIPKVNVTEAISDTTPLNISQAPSQQDISQVSEIKSIASSILPPLETQVNSKKTAGAEPELEIISDLHPTVPPRSARRPKSHIFIKESLDDIQNQLAKEMGKGHSASASRSERHSRQSSVRSESFFSATEQDDTMGPQEDGYTTRPLPSIPSSSSSRLETPENQITQQPNDQAVCNVKDPEDDDDYEDIVEKGADSTKAASSVRTPQSKLPKAPKKGHSKTRSKSHQRQGQNQSHNQTKKIGSKHNKELRSFDIDTISQLLNVTKGTLIGSEFSNLGMKIEEKRALERLVDSLSRLTADMVLDPEKYQEGLRRLERATKALDGF
- the AGC1 gene encoding citrin (similar to uniprot|Q12482 Saccharomyces cerevisiae YPR021C AGC1 Mitochondrial transporter acts both as a glutamate uniporter and as an aspartate-glutamate exchanger involved in nitrogen metabolism ornithine synthesis and the malate-aspartate NADH shuttle) → MELVNSNSEKKKQQLEVFSKYASVLTAEQKKLGEPYASDVSDSGETGESVLRYDDFIRLISNSQSLYSKFTDHSFNLNQIPKNVFGCIFFAMDEQNKGYLTINDWFHFNNILEFNNYHLIVLYEFFRKFDVARIRARQTSNIDDQRVKYINYGNKFLSFDELYLNVDQFKSTISFLQKCVNDEFIMKNDLALNWNEFRWFPFYQCSPFGKSSGTYFSLNSLVTILQSDLKDEKMFVGFNKLCHLNPSKNCRTLSKNQLSYLLKLFYSHRVSSDVFNSLDLSNTKLIKCDNNYIQYNVIKDIFYLFENFDLLNQVLIRYAQYYEFDENDVREQVITKRDFMEFLNKEYNKVTNIVEFSPSQINLLFSIVSNSKQSRHQCLTSMHHSDETIDDFIHSQVQMGPHINKGTIKEFNENYNSTVDEFSQASSLQEHNERKQSQRVSLLDRLWASKTPKDTAESRNLTMEDFMKILNPNYLNDIVHSMELKRIRSESWYSNFYFYPIFDSIHNFTLGSIAGCIGATVVYPIDLVKTRMQAQRNSVQYKNSIDCVVKIFQTKGIRGLYSGLGPQLIGVAPEKAIKLTVNDFMRQYFMNKSRTIKWYQEILSGATAGACQVVFTNPLEIVKIRLQMRSDYVGENARPQLGAVGIIRQLGLRGLYKGAAACLLRDVPFSAIYFPTYAHLKKDVFNFDPNDKNKRNKLKTWELLLAGGIAGMPAAYLTTPFDVIKTRLQIDPRKGETTYTGVIHAARTILKEESIKSFFKGGPARVLRSSPQFGFTLAAFEMFQGLFPSHFKNHETNSNNDSNNNSSSFGGPKKHSDVEDDTPIVTGLFTTFYKNFKNNHYSHEPVPIEFYGPSVDPYSSNFLNYYYKSCQISKVFIDLDYNFAKFDFNVYRKFQDELKRIGPKSN
- the SDD4 gene encoding Sdd4p (weakly similar to uniprot|Q12139 Saccharomyces cerevisiae YPR022C Hypothetical ORF), yielding MVPPQQQSYDPELNTGLNTNPGLTNIVDDLFSVDFLPTDPLQTLVQQMSYNDIIPQQSGESVATPSNAGSVTSSIDSVPNRSPKFKDVGKENIKDNLLAQKSKVGELKSQLKRSATVSTVESDSHRLSKKQRSKLISRPSFFNIDPNSKFKLSLERQGTLALLIADVKYIMLNKLQTALKSYWLNFHPQYPILHKPSFDIEKEPPILILSMIMTGASYLGSATRRTISDVIAGPLRWLIFSHEDFQPPSETYIIQSLLLLECYEKTSTNRYLHERSYLHHGTTIQLLRRTPSLGGHPLRVKKEQSPSNYESMEVIYKNWIDFETLKRTALYAFYIDTTHAVVFGYTYLFIHCNQVRISLPCSDEIWDSYDLSLDKLLQHGFGSKDISFLDALKELLNHVMHQLQRSNNTNSWTKLKTSKFGNKLLLSGLISIMFQLQQHSEVISLGADNPLSVQNIHWQEIISFAIDYWHQEVMHGCNNSSNSVLSHIDAVDDEGIKLLRLDDVRSCKIPAYHMTQIILRIFQYDYYIYVGAPWRMNVRAGTEEYALVSERILKFSQDPMQGGMAIIYAYMFLFEMFHNGEDMSCDVNLDYCITRPNTLALTTLLIWSYNYSLYGPETHIWDNSPDASLKMNMKVKSEYVPIETFQQHLKKMYRYLKVKENLDVFTHHQQLKEKARLLRNIPNTNHLAGMMLFMRDMFHGCYWELGREFSNLFDNCLERSIGREKAVCEHMYET